A part of Capsicum annuum cultivar UCD-10X-F1 chromosome 6, UCD10Xv1.1, whole genome shotgun sequence genomic DNA contains:
- the LOC107874687 gene encoding bidirectional sugar transporter SWEET9 — MVNLSHLAPIFGTLGSIVSFIVFLSPLPTFYNIYKKKSSEGYQSIPYVVALFSALLTLYYALLKGNMIPVIIINAFGIFIETIYVGFYFFYASKKAKIQTMKFVLLFVGGGFGAIVLVVQFLFHGAIRAQIVGWICIVFSVGTFAAPLCILRKVIKTKSVEYMPFLLSAFLTLSAVMWFIYGLLLKDIVIYSPNILGFAFGVVQMVLYMMYKNHKDNMNVTKEQKLPELLQNHVIILDDEKKLPHLTEEQIIDIWKLGTLVYSEKLAAEVEKNKPKLQTVET, encoded by the exons atggttAACCTTAGTCACTTAGCTCCTATTTTTGGTACCCTTG gCAGCATCGTCTCGTTCATTGTGTTCCTTTCTCCATT GCCaacattttataatatttataagaaGAAATCAAGTGAAGGCTATCAATCAATTCCATACGTGGTTGCTCTATTCAGTGCATTGCTTACCTTATACTATGCACTTCTCAAAGGAAACATGATACCCGTTATCATTATAAACGCCTTTGGTATCTTTATTGAGACAATTTATGTGGGTTTCTACTTTTTCTATGCATCAAAGAAAGCCAAG ATTCAAACTATGAAGTTTGTTCTTTTATTTGTGGGTGGTGGCTTTGGAGCAATTGTTCTAGTTGTTCAATTTCTGTTCCATGGAGCTATACGTGCCCAAATTGTTGGATGGATATGCATTGTATTTTCAGTAGGTACATTTGCAGCACCATTATGCATACTG AGAAAAGTTATCAAAACGAAGAGTGTGGAATACATGCCATTTCTCCTATCAGCTTTCCTTACACTAAGTGCTGTCATGTGGTTCATTTATGGTCTTCTTCTAAAAGACATTGTCATTTAT TCACCAAACATCTTAGGATTTGCCTTCGGTGTTGTCCAAATGGTGCTTTATATGATGTACAAAAACCACAAAGACAACATGAATGTTACAAAGGAGCAGAAACTTCCAGAGCTACTACAAAATCATGTGATAATTTTAGATGATGAGAAAAAGCTTCCTCATTTAACTGAAGAGCAGATTATTGATATTTGGAAGCTTGGTACATTGGTTTACTCTGAGAAACTTGCAGCTGAAGTTGAGAAGAATAAGCCAAAGTTGCAAACTGTGGAAACCTAA